The Culex pipiens pallens isolate TS chromosome 2, TS_CPP_V2, whole genome shotgun sequence DNA window ataaataacttGTAATTGAATATATACTTGTTGGAAGAAGTTTGTTTCGTggtgaaaaatattgacaatttatttgatttgagtcaaaagggttatttcaacccttaggaattttgaggcatatatttaaaaatagaactGTTTCGAAAATGTTAcccttttttctaaaatgtttgccaaaTAAAGACTAACCTTATAGAAATGATTAGCCGTTTCTAATCACTGAATCACTGAAAGATTTAATAAacggaataactttttttaatggtagctcattctgacccgcaatcttgaaatgtagtcaaaacactgattaggtacataaaaacagtttaatgttatattttaatcaaccaagcatttatccttgaatcgaacttaccaaagcataaatcttcttgaatccattcattgttttgtaagtttttctaaggtttcaaaaaaaatcaaattattcgctctacagcattgtcttggcgttctcgattacgagattcctactcctaCTCTAAGATTAACAGGCCCTTTTATTTAGGCGTCTATACCCCTCCGCCCCTCTCTGCTACAATAAGgcctttatttaaaaacatgattgatgaaaataagctattccaattcatatatcataaaatttgttcacaaagtcatatttccacagccctactgcaccttacgcaaaaaatccatctagaatttaaaaaaaaactttctcaaaaacgttaaatgattagcgacacgtccaaaatgagcgctccgtgagcgaaatatgagcgcgagcgcgagcgtggagctggaaaaatcggagcaaacgtgagcgcgggcaaacgtgagcttgctcgcgcagcgctcctcctcacgaatgagtgaaaagtgagcgctcatgagcgcgtgagcgcgtgaggaacgcaacactgcCTACCGGTctgtattcccagtgagcatatttactctttgaagggatctgagcCCATCACAGGAAttgaacccatcaccttccgcttacaaggcgaaaccggTACCCTCTCGGCCAAGGTAGCTCGGCACCTTTCTTaagtattgaactgattcgcgttcgaacaaaaccatcgaaatttttaatatatagattggccggggaatacgatggtgaggtcaaataaaaaaaatagttgaggtgttttgagatacggccatttaaagatttcaattgcgcaaaaggaaaaatggcattttgataaaatgagcttaAAAATGAGCCATAAGTCTTATTTTCGGCTTTCCAAATGTTATGAGAAAACCAGGGGGTGCTAAAGGTAGCCATCTTGAGGGTTGAGATTGATATCGCTCACAAACTGCGCacagtaaaaacaaaaatatttttctatttatatatatatatatatatatatataaatacgATTTCTCCGATCAAATTTTAATATGGTTCCCggtgtagggcatgcccataggggctctcatgccaaatatcagcgcatttggttgtaaactggctgcgcgcatcagtgTTGAAGTCCTACAGGTCTGGTAAAATCaagcgccaacttctggtatggtcaggcctaaggggaatgatctggagaacacttttcttGAATATTGGATTGGAAAACATCAAAGAtatgcaacaacaaaaaaaaaaattaaaatgaaaagatATAGTTTCAAACATATGAAACTAACGATTGCAAAATGAGATCAAAATTGATAACACATaacaaaaaaggcaaaataacAGAAACATCGAAAAgagtcttcaaaaaaagttggtctagaccccccgacgaaatatttcgccggaccccgcaaaatgtcgagaaagagcccttctttcatggtgccaaataagacttgccgaattttttatcttaatgttcTCCGAAAAATACAGCGTGACTGAAGTTGAGATCATTAAGAACAAATGTGGCCGGCGACCTAATTCAAGTCACATGGAACGTTTACCTTAGCTACCAATTTGACTTTTAACTacagttctggagttttttttttgaaaaggtccaataaaccaaattttcagtttttgctttttgggtgtttttgaaaccgccttgagttaggggtattaaaaatcactcaaaaagcaaaaactgaaaatttggtttattggaccttttcaaaataatctcaaCCTCCAAGATGGCTgcctttagcatccccctgtTCCAAACATTGGATTGAGAATTTACCTGCGTGTCAGATAGGGAGCTGAATCATGCTGTTTCATATCCCTTGGTATGGCATTTCAAAACATCAGATATGGTGAACATTCCCATGTAAGTGATTTTGgcgttatattttttaaaagaataataaaattttcgtgtttGAAGCAATTACAAAACGTAATTTCATCTCAATTTAAGTATTTGTATAGTCACAAAGTATACATTTTACAATAAATGTATATCACTATGCTTTGGCATACCTTGAATGTTCAAAAGCAGAGTGCCATCAATTGACATTATTTGTAGCTGTCATCAAGTTTGATGAAAATACCATTAGTGTTgagttgaaaattgtattttcgttttataattcatgaaaaatatatttggagATTTTGGAAAGGCTTCGTCACAACACATAGAAAACGAATAAAAATTGGGAATCGTAAAATGCGTAAAGGCATTCACGTTGCGTTAGTATTTCATTACGTTCTCTGGAATTACCACCGTTCTCAAGTGAAACCTCCATTTATGTGCAAGAATAATGCGTTTTTATATGGTGTTGACGATTCTGGACTTCCGAACATTTTatgcaataaaattaaaaagttttctgATTTTAATAGCATCAATATGAAGGATGgttcatttttgaacttttctacaaatattttatctagaagattaataattttatttaacagtCATTTGTCGTATTTGTTTGTCCAACTGAACTTTTCCTAATTATTTCTTTCCACAGATCCACTTAAAATGGCATCAAGCGAAAACAATAGCGATGAAGGGGGAAGTTATGATCATATGATTCAGGTTGACCAATTTAAATATCTCAAAGATAAGTATAGAGACGTGGTAGCACAGCTAAAGACAATTTCCAACGAAAAGCAAAGGTAAATAAACATAAAGCTCGAAACAAAATGTATGTTGTTTTGATAAAAGTTATCGAATTTTATTTCTGATTTTGGATTATTTGAGCGTTTTTTGCAGAATGCATTGCTGAATtgcaaagagacgagttgttccttttagttccgctttatattttaaaatatctagacagatacgtatttcgtttACTAGTCGAGAACAGTACATTTAAGAAGTCTGAGAGTAGTAGAGGAAATGCGTGTCTGTcaagatattttgaaatataaagTCGAACTAAAAGAATCAaatcgtctctttgtattcacaacaTTATTGAAATTGGGATAGAATAATTTTGTATGCGGAATTATCAATGTTTACGGTTAAATTGTTTTGTTACAGTTTTGTTATGCATACAGACAAAATAGTTAGTTGCATAAACGTTAAAAACTATCcaggtttaaaaataatactaaaattCACTTTCAAACTGCATAAGCAGGACAATTACACTTTCCATAGCTATTAACCATTTCAAATCCAAAAGTATGGCATATGTTGAATGAATTATTTAtccaccttttttattttttagactgGAACGTGATTTTCAATTGCTGAAAAAGGAATTAGAGAGTGGAAAGGGCGAATTTTTCAATACCTATCATGAATACAATATTTTAAAGCAGAAGTATGATAACCTTCGTTTGCGTTACGATGAATTTGTTAACGATCCAACACACTGCATAAAGTTGTGTGAAGAGTTAAAAAAAGAGCGAAACAAATATAAAGAGCTGTTGAAAGCAACAGAACTAGAAGTAGAAACGGTTTTATCTGAAAGAGGAACAGTTCTTAAAGAAAACCAGAaactttacgataaaaatgaaagtttagaACGCGAGCTTCAATCAGCTTTGCGTTGTCGGGATGAATCAATAAAAGAGTGCGTTTCATTACAAGAAAAAATAGAAACGATAAAAAGCAGAGATTTTCACCAACTTGCTTCTGAAACAAGTTGGAACCGTGAACGTACTGAGAGTAAAGATAAATTTGACATGGTTTCGGAAAATTTAGACTCTGCCAACCGAGAAATTGAAAGGCTAAAGAAGGCACTAGATAAAGCGAAAGCTGAAATAACAAAATCGGTTCAAGAGACCGAAATCGCTAAAGGACGCAGAGATTGGGCAATATCTGAACGTGAAAAAATAGTTCAAGAACGAGACAGTGTGCGCAACCTGTGTGATGAAATAAGAAAGGAAAGAGATACGGCAACATCTAAACTTTTAGCAGCTATTCGAGATAAAGATGAAGCGTTTAAGGAAATTGAGCAGCTCACAGAACGTTTAGAAGCTCAAAGTGTTTTGAAGGATAATATGAACAATAATGTAAACTCTGGCGATCTTTCTAATAACTCAGTAGAGAGCAGTTTTAGAAGTTCACATTATAGCGCTTTCAGTATGGAGTCAATATATGATATGGATGCTTTACAACAGTTTCGATTAGCCGTTGTTGAAATAGACACaacattattacaaaataatgTTTCCGAATGGGGCCTGGAGATAAGTGACGATTTGGAAGATtacacggaaaataacacgTCATCACATAATATTGGACCCTACGTGTTAACAGTGGAGCACGATTCAATGTTTGCTGGCCAGCTGGTACCAAATGATATAATCTGTCAAATAAATAACATTGATTGCACAACATTTTCTAAACGAAAGATTTACAAAGCAATCAAAAGTAGTCTTCCAATATGCACATTAACCATTCGGCGACCAGAGAAACGGCTATTACCTGTGCAAATAAGTTTTCTTAATGGGAACAAAAATCATGGATTGCACTTGGAAATGGgaatttacatttcaaaaattgataacGGATCCTTAGGTGCGAAGGATGGAAGATTGAAACATGGAGACCGAATAATTTCTATAAATGGGAAACCTACAActcatgtaaaaaatttaagtgaaacAAACACTATAATCAACGATATGAGAAACAACTGTCTAAGTCTTGTCTTAGTAAAAGATCTACTTGACTTCAGTCATGGCTTGCGATATCTAGATTCTAGAGTAAAGCATTTACACAGCACGAATAGTTGTACACAAACTGACAATATTTTAAGCAACTTTGATGCTGTTCAGCGAGATAACATCAACCGATTGAGTCTGGATCTCGACAGCAATACACATTTTCTTCCATCAGCAATGCCGTTCAGTATAACAACCTCAAGCACGCCAAACTCAATCGTTGCAAGTACTCCATCGTCATCAAAATCAACAAACTCCAAGTTTACtggaatatttcaaaaaattaagcaaagCATTAGCAACCACAAAGACTGCCAGGAAAATGATGCGATCGCAGCACTTGATTCAGTACTCGACAGTGATGATCAAGAATTACCTAGCGTATCTGTGTATTCTAAAACACgcgataaaaaatcaaaaagaaaaacaaaagataCCCAAGAAGTACCACGAGGGACATGGCCACGAGTGACGATGACAGTGCATACTGGAGATAGCCATGTTGGAACAATTGTTCATCGTCCTAAAAAAGAACGCCCAAAATTAAGTATCCCGGTTGATAATAGTGAAAGCACAAGCTATTTTAAAAGTCCTTCTCCAATTGATACCAAAACAGCCTCCTTGCAAGCTGGAACAATCAGTCAAGGTATGAACATGCCGGCATTCACGACCAACAACAAACGAAATTCAAACCCAGTAGTGCAGAAAGATGTTAATCGTGTTTTACAATCTACAAAACATAATTATGAGTACAGTGTTCccaaatcaaatttgttttctacGATGGATAATAAAGGTTCGCAATCGAGAACTTCTACGTTCGATACTCGCGCTAATAGcaatttagttaatttaaacCGTCACAGCTTGAATTTGTCTTCGCTCAACAGACAACAACTTCAGCCGCAGCTTACACAACAGCAAAATTCTATAgactttttatcattgaaaagcaACAATTCAATTGATTCCTGCAAAAGCCCGGTGGGGTATTTTCCAGCAAAAGCATCAAATAAAGATCGTAGTGACAGCTATGTACCATCCAAAATAAAACATCAATCAAAATATTGCAGTGATAATGAAAGCATTGATATTGACAACGCATCAATAACGATTATGAACAATATGAATACACTGCCCCATTCCCACACGAGAAAGCAGTCGATCGGTAATGCAAGTAATTCATCATCAACAAACCGAGCGACTGTAACCTCTGGCACTGGAACTTTGAGCTATCCATTGAGTTTTACATCTTCTGCGTTTCCTGGAATTTCAATGATCCAACAGAGCTCTGGTACGATGAGGCCATCGAGTAACATTTTACCTTCAGGAGAGTTTCTGAGTGTCCAGCAGGCTGCACATCATTCACATGGATCATCTATTGATTACTCGTTCAATCGATACAGTCAGATTCAGTCTTCTAAAGAGGAGGTTCCATCCGGTTTCATAGGGCACAGCTATGAGGGAGGTACTTTTCCTCGTAATAAAGTTCATCAAGGGTATCGTATACCATCTAATCAAAGTGTTACGAGCCGAGGAAGTGGAATAAAAATCAGCAATGGTTCGATTGATTACTGTAGCTCTGAAAGAGCGTCCCCAATCCCAACTTTTCGAGTACAAGTGTTGGAACCTGGAATGGTATCGGCGACAAACAAACGAAATTCATTGCAAGACTATAACATGCGAACCAAACCAAATATCGGCGAGCTCCGATACGTTCATATTGACAAAAGTGAATCAGCAATGTCTCTtggcattaaaatattttgcagaGGAAATGGTGGTGGAGTTTTCgtttctaatgttggtgaaaATAGTCTTGCAAGTAAAGTCGGCCTACACATTGGTGACCAACTGCTTGAAGTTTGTGGAATCAATTTAAGGAAGGCAACCTACGAGCTGGCAGCGCACGTGTTACGGCAATGTGGAAACTCGATTACAATGCTCGTATTGTACAATCCAGAAGTTTACAATAATCTAACTACCAGTGAGGACAATATAGGCCATTCGAATTCTCCAACACCGCAAAATTCTCCACGAGCAATGGGAAGGTCAATCATTTCAGCCGTCAATACAACAACTGTGAATGCAATTTCGACTATTGTTCCAAGTGTGCTTTCCAGTAACGATGGCCAACAATCTCAACTAGCAAACACTTCCCAGGGTGTTCATTATAAAGAACAACCCCGACTTATCATCATGGAGACAAGAAAAAGCTCTAATCTGGGGATCAGTTTGGTCGGAGGAAACGCTCATGGAATATTTGTACATGGAGTTCAAAAAGATTCGTTAGCTGACAATGCAGGCCTAAGAATAGGAGATCAAATCTTAGAATTTAATGGTGCAGATCTGACAAGATCGACCGCTGAACACGCTGCATTAGAGATAGCGAAACCTGCTGACAATGTTGCTGTATTGGTTTTGTACAACATTCAAAGTATTTGTGCAGTGTGTTTTTTTCATTGATCAAATCATTAATAGTTTCATATTTATTGTAGAATTCAATCAAATCAAAGATAAACCAGGTGATGCATTATACATACGAGTTGGATTTGACAGAAATTGTGATCTTGGAGATTCGGAATTATCATTCAACAAGGAGGAGGTACTGTATGTGGACAATACAATGTTTGGCGGTGTTCCGGGAAGGTGGCGTGCTTGGAAACTGGACGAATACGGGCATAAATTGCAGTGTGGAATAATTCCCAATAAGCTCAAGTATTAACGCAATAAGGCAGGTTTAATGAAACGTACTCgctagtgaaattttattttaatttcagagtCGAAGAAGAATTGAGAATGCTGGGTGATTTACAAGATGTTGAGACTACAGCACGTAGGGGATCCACATCTGCCAGGCGGTCATTTTTCAAGAGAATAAAACCTCAACGCAGCTCGTCTCGTGATTCAAAAGAGCTGGCTAGCTTCAGCAATACGCATCTCAGCTTGTACATTGACGCGGTTTCTTTGAACGATGTTGGACTATGCAGCTACCAGCGAGTTGAAAGATTGGAatgttagtaaatttcaagtaaCAAATGTAATACATTCTCTAATCGTTACCTACATTGTAGATAAGTTTCGGCCCGTATTGGTGCTTGGACCTTTATCGGAATGTGTTATCGAAAAGTTGTGTATCGATTTCCCGGAACAATTTCATCGCTGTCAGCCAAGTCAAATGCGATGTACGAAAGAAGACATGGAAAATGGCGTTCAAAATAATGCAATTGCAGATTACAGACGACGTGGTAGCTTATTTGAATACACAACTATTCAGTCAATCCTTGACAATAAGGTGAGAAGTGATAACATaattatgggtcattccaggtcaactgagtacacttttggactcgaccttcaccaatttggaccaaacttggagggaacgtttatctatcaatagttaacagaaatcccaagtttggtgctgattggaccatccctctatttttggcaccgccctcttttttggcgattttctaaaaaacttttttttcttttaatcataactttgcaactatttgagcaaaagactttctacagattgcattttatagaaaattgtccaaggaattcgataaaaataaaattttaacccttaaatgcccactaatattatattttatcaatttaagtataaaaattcagttttgaccaattgcttatatttttatttgttttattttatcatcatcgtgttccccggacaattttacataataatcaatgtagactccaaactaaaatgaactattgacgagatacagcgattttactgaaaaaagtttgattttgcgcagcaatcggaagttcatggtgtacttttcaacaaaaaggaatgaatctcgcattattcggtttttatatgtgagaaacttatttcggatttgaattcataggacagagtgcagtgcaaaatcaaacttttttcagtaaaatcgctgtatctcgccaatagttcattttagtttgatgtCTATATTAatcattatgtaaaattgtccggggaacacgatggcgataa harbors:
- the LOC120429838 gene encoding disks large homolog 5; amino-acid sequence: MASSENNSDEGGSYDHMIQVDQFKYLKDKYRDVVAQLKTISNEKQRLERDFQLLKKELESGKGEFFNTYHEYNILKQKYDNLRLRYDEFVNDPTHCIKLCEELKKERNKYKELLKATELEVETVLSERGTVLKENQKLYDKNESLERELQSALRCRDESIKECVSLQEKIETIKSRDFHQLASETSWNRERTESKDKFDMVSENLDSANREIERLKKALDKAKAEITKSVQETEIAKGRRDWAISEREKIVQERDSVRNLCDEIRKERDTATSKLLAAIRDKDEAFKEIEQLTERLEAQSVLKDNMNNNVNSGDLSNNSVESSFRSSHYSAFSMESIYDMDALQQFRLAVVEIDTTLLQNNVSEWGLEISDDLEDYTENNTSSHNIGPYVLTVEHDSMFAGQLVPNDIICQINNIDCTTFSKRKIYKAIKSSLPICTLTIRRPEKRLLPVQISFLNGNKNHGLHLEMGIYISKIDNGSLGAKDGRLKHGDRIISINGKPTTHVKNLSETNTIINDMRNNCLSLVLVKDLLDFSHGLRYLDSRVKHLHSTNSCTQTDNILSNFDAVQRDNINRLSLDLDSNTHFLPSAMPFSITTSSTPNSIVASTPSSSKSTNSKFTGIFQKIKQSISNHKDCQENDAIAALDSVLDSDDQELPSVSVYSKTRDKKSKRKTKDTQEVPRGTWPRVTMTVHTGDSHVGTIVHRPKKERPKLSIPVDNSESTSYFKSPSPIDTKTASLQAGTISQGMNMPAFTTNNKRNSNPVVQKDVNRVLQSTKHNYEYSVPKSNLFSTMDNKGSQSRTSTFDTRANSNLVNLNRHSLNLSSLNRQQLQPQLTQQQNSIDFLSLKSNNSIDSCKSPVGYFPAKASNKDRSDSYVPSKIKHQSKYCSDNESIDIDNASITIMNNMNTLPHSHTRKQSIGNASNSSSTNRATVTSGTGTLSYPLSFTSSAFPGISMIQQSSGTMRPSSNILPSGEFLSVQQAAHHSHGSSIDYSFNRYSQIQSSKEEVPSGFIGHSYEGGTFPRNKVHQGYRIPSNQSVTSRGSGIKISNGSIDYCSSERASPIPTFRVQVLEPGMVSATNKRNSLQDYNMRTKPNIGELRYVHIDKSESAMSLGIKIFCRGNGGGVFVSNVGENSLASKVGLHIGDQLLEVCGINLRKATYELAAHVLRQCGNSITMLVLYNPEVYNNLTTSEDNIGHSNSPTPQNSPRAMGRSIISAVNTTTVNAISTIVPSVLSSNDGQQSQLANTSQGVHYKEQPRLIIMETRKSSNLGISLVGGNAHGIFVHGVQKDSLADNAGLRIGDQILEFNGADLTRSTAEHAALEIAKPADNVAVLVLYNIQKFNQIKDKPGDALYIRVGFDRNCDLGDSELSFNKEEVLYVDNTMFGGVPGRWRAWKLDEYGHKLQCGIIPNKLKVEEELRMLGDLQDVETTARRGSTSARRSFFKRIKPQRSSSRDSKELASFSNTHLSLYIDAVSLNDVGLCSYQRVERLEYKFRPVLVLGPLSECVIEKLCIDFPEQFHRCQPSQMRCTKEDMENGVQNNAIADYRRRGSLFEYTTIQSILDNKQHHCILDVCISAVERLQRNQIYPIVLLLRFKSSKQIKEIKDSRYSSDKISAKAAKEMYEHALKLESDYRQFISVVISGVNIAHMCTQIKAAVDSEQKKILWVPVSTNL